In the Phaseolus vulgaris cultivar G19833 chromosome 7, P. vulgaris v2.0, whole genome shotgun sequence genome, one interval contains:
- the LOC137829302 gene encoding classical arabinogalactan protein 9-like, with protein MYSYILLSSLSLLVYLHCADLMLGKGKLAELRALAQTHKLASGSQTVPNSVVEIAAAQGRSPPQGPTPPEALPAPQRKKLILRKPKRKTPQVVQEDEEEDDEATEDGLITKRRRVAPSSPPASAALPTPTPPSPPAPTPPVQAVPLAAALPAVEANEPNFMENPPSASTPFVSVGEGPPSIASIVEAAPGGDEGAHNSPIIITESPTSPPRQEAQPQQPIQEGGGENQHQAPPAPPPTARGQRNQGALHG; from the coding sequence ATGTACTCATATATTTTACTTTCGTCTTTGAGCTTACTTGTATACTTGCACtgtgcagatctcatgctgggcAAGGGAAAAttggctgaattgagggcgctcgcccaaACCCACAAACTGGCATCGGGTtctcaaaccgtgccaaactcggtggtggagatcgccgctgctcagggtagatcgccccctcaaggcccaACTCCTCCAGAAGCACTGCCCGCtcctcaacgaaagaaactcatcttgaggaaaccaaagaggaaaactcctcaagtggtccaagaagatgaggaagaggatgacgaggcaACTGAGGACGGCCTTATcaccaaaaggagaagggtggcaccttcttctccacctgcttCAGCTGCccttccaacaccaacaccgccttctcccccagctccaacaccgccagttCAAGCAGTACCTTTGGCGGCTGCACTACCTGCGGTTGAGGCTAACGAGCCTAACTTCATGGAAAACCcaccgagcgcctccacgccattcgtatccgttggagagggtcctccttcaattGCCTCAATCGTCGAAGCTGCGCCAGGTGGGGATGAGGGCGCTCATAACTCGCCAATaatcatcaccgagtcccccacgtcaccaccacgccaagaagcccaaCCTCAACAACcaattcaagagggtggtggcgagaatcagcaccaggctcctccagcacctccaccaacagcTCGCGGTCAGAGGAATCAGGGGGCCCTTCACGGCtaa
- the LOC137829303 gene encoding uncharacterized protein, whose amino-acid sequence MSSHSRHSNESEGESVKSLLKKIAQDVQALSNRQLQHETLLKERDAQFALVQDEWKMVKERDDYTKSKKSSHASSSSHSRASSENESESPLEGDLLVVRRLLGQDAMAASKVEQDRMRADLATSQARNDELHRTNEELHRGWRGRDEPEAASPPREFTTPFSQAILETAIPSRFTGPKVTFTGVEDPEAHLTAFHTQMLLVGGSDAARCKLFMSTLTGMAMDWFISLPEGHITSFAQLSRLFREQYLANRAPTPVSYDLFDMKQFQGENLKEYISRFGAQVVKVGTTDEPMLLPKIFVEVRRRALEHIALEGQAYEKCIPAALARPRAQIRTQPARVHEAATERRNPDRKRTYEARRAPPRTRAEGRREGSRPLRHKFVVELKNVIVVPNIADRLRPPAKSNKILGPHKESWCEFHEAFGHHINNCLALGYQLDELVKSGFLKDYLVGSPTTAATTVQEEGQAHEMLVHGEVHTISGGFSGGGPTASQQKKYVRSVNSVAEEFPNDPWESDLVFTRADLRDVVPHDNDPVVISVVTGGRKVHRVLVD is encoded by the exons atgtcttctcattctcgTCATTCTAATGAAAGTGAAGGAGAGTCTGtcaaatctcttttgaaaaaaatagcACAAGACGTTCAAGCACTTTCAAatagacaattgcaacatgagacCCTACTCAAAGAAAGGGATGCTCAATTTGCTTTGGTACAAGATGAGTGGAAAATGGTTAAAGAAAGAGATGATTACACCAAATCCAAAAAgagttctcatgcatctagttctTCACATTCTAGGGCATctagtgagaatgagagtgaaagtccacttgaaggggatttattagttgtgagaagacttcttggacaa GACGCAATGGCGGCCTCAAAGGTAGAACAGGATCGCATGCGAGCAGATCTTGCAACCTCTCAAGCAAGAAACGATGAACTCCACCGTACCAACGAGGAGTTGCACCGTGGGTGGCGCGGCAGAGATGAACCTGAAGCCGCATCCCCACCTAGGGAATTCACGACACCATTCTCGCAGGCAATCCTGGAGACGGCGATACCCAGTAGGTTTACAGGGCCCAAGGTGACCTTCACAggggtggaggatcctgaggcacacctcacagcgttccacacgcagatgttgctggtaggcggttctgacgccgcaaggtgcaagcttttcatgagcacGCTGACGGgaatggctatggattggttcatcagtctTCCAGAGGGCCACATCACATCTTTCGCCCAGCTCTCGCGGCTGTTCAGAGAACAATATTTGGCCAACAGAGCCCCAACCCCAGTTTCGTACGATCTTTTCGACATGAAACAATTCCAAGGTGAGAAcctgaaggaatacataagccgctttggagcacaagtggtgaaGGTGGGTACTACCGATGAACCCATGTT GCTTCCCAAGATCTTTGTTGAAGTAAGGCGACGAGCGTTGGAGCACATTGCCTTAGAGGGTCAGGCATACGAGAAGTGCATACCTGCTGCACTTGCACGACCAAGGGCGCAGATACGCACACAACCCGCTAGGGTCCACGAAGCTGCCACGGAAAGAAGGAACCCAGACAGAAAGCGCACCTACGAGGCGAGGAGGGCCCCGCCAAGGACCCGAGctgaaggaaggagagaggggAGTAGACCGCTGAGGCACAAATTTGTGGTGGAGCTCAAAAACgtcatcgttgtgcccaacatagcagacaggttgaggccaccagcGAAGTCCAATAAAATTCTGGGTCCCCACAAGGAGTCGTGGTGTGAATTCCACGAAGCATTTGGACATCATATCAAcaactgtttggcgctgggctaCCAActggatgagcttgtgaagagTGGCTTCCTAAAGGATTACCTCGTAGGATCCCCTACAACGGCAGCCACGACAGTACAAGAGGAGGGCCAGGCACACGAGATGCTAGTCCATGGAGAGGTtcacaccatttctggtggATTTTCTGGTGGGGggcccactgcctctcaacAAAAAAAGTATGTGAGGTCAGTAAATTCAGTGGCAGAAGAATTTCCAAACGACCCTTGGGAATCAGACCTTGtattcacaagggctgacctaCGGGATGTCGTCccgcatgacaatgaccccgtggtcatttcagtaGTTACAGGAGGAAGAAAAGTACATAGGGTTCTCGTTGACTAG